Part of the Citrobacter sp. Marseille-Q6884 genome, TGAATCATTATGAAAGCCATGATTACCCCCAGGATAGATATACGCCTCAAAGACTTTTTTATTGGCCTTAAGCGCCGCTTCATAAGCCGGCCAGCCCTCATTAATACGCTCATCCAATGCTGCATAGTGCAATAATAAAGGCGCATTAATTTTAGGGACATCTGACGCGGGCACCTGACGGCCATAAAAAGGAACCGCACAAGCCAGTTCAGGGAAAGCGACAGCCGCGGCATTCGATACGCCGCCACCGTAGCAAAATCCGGTGATACCGACCTTTCCTGTCGCGGTTGGAAAACGCTGCATAAACTCAATCGCCGCAAAAAAGTCGTTCATCAGTTTTACGGGATCAACCTGCTGCTGCAACTCCCGGCCTTTATCATCATTCCCCGGATAACCACCAACCGAGCTTAATCCATCCGGTGCGAGAGCAATATACCCCGCCTTCGCTACCCGACGTGCAACATCCTCAATATACGGATTCAACCCGCGGTTTTCGTGTACGACAACCACGGCAGGTACTTTCCCTGTCACGTTCACGGGTTTCACCAGATAACCCCGCACATCGCCATGTCCCTCAGGTGATGGGTAAGTAATGTATTCAGCCAGAATATCAGGATCGGTAAATTCCACCTGAACCGCCTGGGCATAATTCGGTTTCAACATATTGAATAATGCCAGCGCCGTCATGCCGCCAACCGCATATTTCGCAGCAAGATTGAGGAACTCACGTTTCGATATTTTGCCGTGCGCGTAATAGTCATAGTAATCGAGTAATTCCTGCGGAAAATCTTTGGCGGTCAAACGCGGCATCGCTTCACTCCTGTTTGATGTTTTTTTAATCAAAGCACAGCGGCCTGTTTTTGCCCAGTTTTTCATCCCAGTGTGACCTGGTGAACGGGATATTCATCACCAACCCGCTAGAATAGAAACGTTGTTTCGAAATTCACCTGCACTAAGGAGATCTCATGGCCTGGTTTGCCAACCCTGAACGTTATGAGCACATGCTCTATCGCTACTGCGGTCGCAGCGGTTTACGTTTGCCCGCGCTGTCGCTGGGTTTATGGCACAGTTTTGGACACGTTCAAGCATTAGATTCACAGCGTGCCCTGCTGCGCAAAGCATTTGATTTGGGGATCACCCATTTTGATTTAGCCAATAACTACGGACCGCCTCCGGGCAGCGCAGAAGAGAATTTTGGCCGATTACTGCGCGAGGATTTTGCACAGTATCGTGACGAATTGATCATCTCCACCAAGGCAGGCTATGACATGTGGCCGGGCCCGTATGGTTCTGGCGGATCGCGTAAGTACCTGATCGCCAGCCTCGACCAGAGCCTGAAACGGATGGGGATTGATTACGTCGATATCTTCTATTCTCACCGCGTCGATGAAAACACGCCAATGGAAGAAACCGCCGCTGCGCTGGCTCATGCCGTACAAAGCGGCAAAGCGTTGTATGTCGGCATTTCGTCCTATTCACCTGAACGTACCCAACAAATGGCCGACCTGCTGCGGGAATGGAAAATCCCCCTGTTGATCCACCAACCCTCTTACAACCTGCTTAACCGCTGGGTAGACAGTAGCGGCCTGCTGGATACGCTGGAATCCAACGGCATGGGCTGTATTGCCTTCACGCCACTGGCTCAGGGTTTGCTGACGGGGAAATACCTCAATGGCATCCCGGAAGGTTCTCGCATGCAACGCGAAGGGAAAAAAGTCCGTGGGCTGACGGAGAATATGTTGTCAGAAGAGAATCTCAACAGCCTGCGTTTGCTTAATGAGATGGCGCAACAGCGTGGACAATCGATGGCGCAGATGGCGTTAAGCTGGTTACTGAAGGATAACCGGGTAACGTCAGTGTTGATTGGTGCCAGCCGCCCTGAGCAACTGGAAGAAAACGTTCAGGCATTGCACAACCTGACGTTCAGTGCCGAAGAACTGGCGCAGATCGATAAACACGTCGCCGATGGTCAGCTTAATCTGTGGCAGGCCTCATCAGACAAATAAACGTTATTCGGTAACATTGTGCCGGGGAGCGGCGTTGCCGCCCCGGCCAGAGTGAGATGAGACCTTAAACGTCTTGCGCCGTAATCTGTGGCCGCTGGTAATCCGGCCACACCAGGGCGACAAGTGTGGGATACGCTTCCAGACTGAACTCTCTGAAGCATTGGCGTAAATTGAGGACATCCAGATCGGCGTGTGGGACTTTCTCGCCGCTCAGACAGCGTTTTTTGATATTGTCGTAATACTTATAGACCGCAGAATTCAGATCGCTACAGCGCCGTTGCGCATCGAATAACCCTGGTGTTTCATTCAACTCCACCATTGTCATGCGCTTTATCGTCGAGTGGATAAAATCGATATATTCATGATTAACTCGCCAGTACCAAACCGGGGTGATCGAATTCATCAGGACTGCAAAATGATCTTCTCCCTCTTCTTTACTAAGCGTTTCAGATTGATTTACGGATGTACGGCTCTGCGCATTTTGGTTTTTATTTGCACTGCGCATCAGGAAAAGCACCCCGCCGGTAAGCAATAGCAGGGTAATAACAGAATAAAATATACTGTTCATGTACTGGCTCCATTTTTTTTGATTTTAAAATTACGCCATGCTATTGTCAACGCGACCTCTCTTATTAAAAACATCCCCTTACTGGCAGCAAAGGATATATCAACATGCTTCCCGAGCATCTTGTTCCCTCTCGTTTTCATTTATCCTCATCCCCGAATACAAATAATAACGCAGAAAATAGTGAAAATTTGACTCAGGGAAAGAAAGCGTTAAGCGATTATGAAGCTGATATTTTTATTAGCTCCACATCGACTGGCCAGCCGCGAAACATGTTATTCGATGAATGTGACCGTCATTTAAAAGAACGTCTTTTTTGTGCAGCAAAAATCGAATCCTTCGCTCGCTT contains:
- a CDS encoding aldo/keto reductase translates to MAWFANPERYEHMLYRYCGRSGLRLPALSLGLWHSFGHVQALDSQRALLRKAFDLGITHFDLANNYGPPPGSAEENFGRLLREDFAQYRDELIISTKAGYDMWPGPYGSGGSRKYLIASLDQSLKRMGIDYVDIFYSHRVDENTPMEETAAALAHAVQSGKALYVGISSYSPERTQQMADLLREWKIPLLIHQPSYNLLNRWVDSSGLLDTLESNGMGCIAFTPLAQGLLTGKYLNGIPEGSRMQREGKKVRGLTENMLSEENLNSLRLLNEMAQQRGQSMAQMALSWLLKDNRVTSVLIGASRPEQLEENVQALHNLTFSAEELAQIDKHVADGQLNLWQASSDK
- a CDS encoding ESA_00282 family adhesion-associated protein, producing the protein MNSIFYSVITLLLLTGGVLFLMRSANKNQNAQSRTSVNQSETLSKEEGEDHFAVLMNSITPVWYWRVNHEYIDFIHSTIKRMTMVELNETPGLFDAQRRCSDLNSAVYKYYDNIKKRCLSGEKVPHADLDVLNLRQCFREFSLEAYPTLVALVWPDYQRPQITAQDV
- the yghX gene encoding YghX family hydrolase, whose amino-acid sequence is MPRLTAKDFPQELLDYYDYYAHGKISKREFLNLAAKYAVGGMTALALFNMLKPNYAQAVQVEFTDPDILAEYITYPSPEGHGDVRGYLVKPVNVTGKVPAVVVVHENRGLNPYIEDVARRVAKAGYIALAPDGLSSVGGYPGNDDKGRELQQQVDPVKLMNDFFAAIEFMQRFPTATGKVGITGFCYGGGVSNAAAVAFPELACAVPFYGRQVPASDVPKINAPLLLHYAALDERINEGWPAYEAALKANKKVFEAYIYPGGNHGFHNDSTPRYDKAAADLAWKRTISWFDKYLR